The Sorangiineae bacterium MSr11367 genome window below encodes:
- a CDS encoding transglutaminase-like domain-containing protein, protein MRALRSIALLSLVLAITAPATATGPGPVLHVPIPADLQDDWSLGATGAGDLPAAVETRNGLVRSPDARKPPASSDATYENTQPEGAGPDHAVYTPDRNTRRPDVSHYDEPFRPATAPFKRLWAYDAVDESYQLYVQKARPEPLKSSGDSGALDVPEEHFFADIVLNARADTTVRIPSVAPGARVIRAHLAAGPRDLAFSLFHDGADNWFIAAAPGKARLVMEVSAPREAFGGEFGTPAWNDLPPVERLPEKVAAAARQVTAHIGVSRAMSPREVVRRLVSYHRSFVEADDPPREHNNVYLDLALSQKGVCRHRAFSFLITALSLGLPTRMVMNEAHAWVEIHDGKLWRRTDLGGAGRTVGDPIREGPAYDPPPDPFQWPSGATPGDSLAPTNATAPASGNPHSGSSSGSSTGNTGAGGGSSSSTNSSTGGARTSSSGPNAPASDPAHDLADEKKDDRPHSSVALAAANLDTRRGGPMRVSGNVRADGEACPNVVVDVVLREAGKSSGRGELRVGSLATDARGAFEGTLVVPSNIPVGDYDVVARTSGNMRCGRSP, encoded by the coding sequence ATGCGCGCGCTGAGATCCATCGCTCTTCTTTCGTTGGTGCTCGCCATCACGGCCCCCGCCACGGCCACGGGCCCGGGTCCCGTGCTGCACGTGCCCATTCCAGCGGACCTCCAGGACGATTGGTCCCTCGGAGCGACGGGCGCGGGAGATCTTCCCGCCGCGGTGGAAACGCGCAATGGCCTGGTGCGCTCCCCCGATGCCCGCAAGCCGCCGGCATCGAGCGATGCCACCTACGAGAACACGCAGCCCGAGGGCGCGGGGCCGGACCATGCGGTGTACACGCCGGATCGCAACACGCGCCGGCCCGACGTGTCGCACTACGACGAGCCGTTCCGCCCGGCCACGGCTCCGTTCAAGCGGCTCTGGGCCTATGACGCGGTCGACGAGTCGTACCAGTTGTACGTGCAGAAAGCGCGGCCGGAGCCGCTGAAGTCGAGTGGTGATTCTGGGGCGCTGGACGTACCGGAGGAGCACTTTTTCGCGGACATCGTGCTCAACGCCCGCGCCGACACGACGGTGCGCATCCCCAGCGTGGCACCGGGGGCGCGCGTGATCCGCGCGCACCTCGCCGCGGGCCCGCGCGATCTCGCATTTTCGCTCTTCCACGATGGGGCGGACAATTGGTTCATCGCAGCGGCGCCGGGCAAAGCGCGGCTGGTGATGGAGGTGAGCGCCCCGCGCGAAGCCTTCGGGGGTGAGTTCGGCACGCCGGCGTGGAACGACCTGCCGCCGGTGGAAAGACTTCCGGAGAAGGTCGCGGCGGCGGCACGGCAGGTGACCGCGCACATCGGCGTGAGCCGGGCGATGTCTCCGCGCGAGGTGGTGCGACGGCTCGTCTCGTACCACCGCAGCTTCGTCGAGGCCGACGATCCGCCGCGCGAGCACAACAACGTGTACCTGGATCTGGCGCTCTCGCAGAAGGGCGTCTGCCGGCACCGCGCGTTCTCCTTTCTGATCACGGCCCTGAGCTTGGGCTTGCCGACCCGGATGGTGATGAACGAGGCCCATGCGTGGGTCGAGATCCACGACGGCAAGCTATGGCGCCGCACGGATCTGGGCGGCGCCGGACGAACCGTGGGAGATCCCATCCGCGAGGGTCCCGCCTACGATCCACCGCCGGATCCCTTTCAATGGCCGAGCGGCGCGACCCCCGGCGACTCGCTTGCCCCGACCAACGCGACGGCGCCTGCATCGGGCAACCCGCACAGCGGCTCCTCGTCGGGCAGCTCCACTGGAAACACCGGCGCGGGTGGCGGCTCGTCCTCCTCGACCAACTCGAGCACAGGCGGCGCCCGCACGTCGTCCTCCGGCCCCAACGCACCGGCCAGCGATCCGGCCCACGACCTTGCCGACGAGAAAAAGGACGATCGTCCGCACTCGTCGGTTGCGCTCGCCGCAGCCAACTTGGACACACGGCGCGGCGGCCCGATGCGCGTCAGTGGCAACGTGCGCGCCGACGGCGAGGCATGCCCCAATGTCGTGGTGGATGTCGTTTTGCGTGAGGCAGGAAAGTCGTCCGGCCGTGGCGAGTTGCGCGTGGGCTCCCTGGCCACGGACGCGCGGGGCGCTTTCGAGGGCACCTTGGTCGTCCCATCGAACATCCCGGTGGGCGATTACGACGTCGTCGCCCGCACCTCCGGCAACATGCGATGCGGCCGTAGTCCGTAG
- a CDS encoding metallophosphoesterase yields the protein MSEGGPYLPTLQRIAHLSDVHILERRGANDGAYSFSTRMVSVHRRLDDNARALKMKDALESAKRARADHIVISGDLTELGTPKQFERFAEVLHDSNLDADRVTLVPGNHDAYDSSHGWKNAMAGPLRAYAHCSATEPGRTIDRGTFAILPVDASRHQSIARSGGELTESAAEALQRCIEDPSLRAKATIVVVHHPPFGNDRNPWHFIDGLRGHDRLLTLLVKHPQLHVLHGHRHRIVDRIVGGGKNRVFGASATVDDAPSRPRVRLYEVRDGSLESIGLAA from the coding sequence ATGAGCGAAGGTGGCCCATATCTTCCGACCCTGCAGCGCATCGCGCATCTGTCCGACGTGCACATCTTGGAACGGCGCGGCGCCAATGACGGCGCCTACAGCTTTTCCACCCGCATGGTGAGCGTTCACCGCCGGCTCGACGACAACGCGCGTGCCTTGAAGATGAAGGACGCGCTCGAGAGCGCCAAACGCGCACGCGCGGATCACATCGTGATTTCCGGTGATTTGACGGAACTCGGGACGCCGAAGCAGTTCGAGCGCTTCGCCGAGGTCCTTCATGACTCCAACCTCGACGCCGACCGCGTCACCCTCGTTCCAGGAAACCACGATGCCTACGACTCGAGCCACGGATGGAAAAATGCGATGGCCGGACCTCTCCGCGCGTATGCCCACTGCAGCGCGACCGAGCCCGGCCGCACCATCGACCGCGGGACCTTCGCGATTCTGCCGGTCGACGCTTCGCGGCATCAATCGATCGCGCGCTCCGGCGGCGAACTCACGGAAAGCGCTGCCGAGGCTCTTCAAAGGTGCATCGAAGACCCCTCCCTGCGCGCGAAGGCGACCATCGTCGTCGTCCACCACCCGCCGTTCGGCAACGACCGAAACCCCTGGCACTTCATCGACGGGCTCCGCGGGCACGACCGCCTGCTGACCTTGTTGGTGAAGCATCCCCAGCTTCACGTGCTCCACGGCCACCGTCACCGCATCGTGGATCGCATCGTCGGGGGTGGAAAAAACCGGGTTTTCGGCGCCTCAGCCACGGTGGACGACGCCCCCTCCCGGCCCCGGGTGCGGCTTTACGAGGTCCGCGACGGCAGCCTGGAGAGCATCGGCTTGGCGGCTTGA